One Lentimicrobiaceae bacterium DNA window includes the following coding sequences:
- a CDS encoding DNA alkylation repair protein: MKSSEIILHIRNYCRENADPAIVLKYSRYFKEGYDAYGLTHEKTLAETDYIFENNKHLTQQDILLLGKELFASGKYEEGSIAMLLLMKFKKQFSSLTLEGVGEWFNGGINNWGHTDFMSGEVLGEMLLKKAINYTDFSGWITSKYRFKRRAVPVSLIKPVKNGMEIPLLLSFIEPLMMDNERVVHQGVGWLLREAWKRNPKPVEDFLHKWKHSAARLIYQYATEKMTPEKKQEFKRPK, encoded by the coding sequence ATGAAATCTTCAGAAATCATTCTTCATATTCGCAATTATTGCCGCGAAAATGCCGACCCGGCTATTGTATTGAAATACTCACGTTATTTTAAGGAAGGATATGATGCATACGGACTTACGCATGAAAAGACCTTAGCAGAAACAGATTATATTTTTGAAAATAATAAACATTTAACACAGCAGGATATATTGCTTTTGGGAAAAGAATTGTTTGCTTCGGGCAAATATGAAGAAGGTTCTATTGCAATGTTGCTTCTGATGAAATTTAAGAAACAGTTTTCTTCGCTTACGTTGGAAGGTGTGGGCGAATGGTTTAACGGAGGCATAAATAATTGGGGGCATACCGATTTTATGTCGGGAGAAGTATTGGGAGAAATGCTGTTGAAAAAAGCGATCAATTATACCGATTTTTCCGGATGGATTACTTCCAAATACCGTTTTAAACGTCGTGCAGTGCCTGTTTCACTGATAAAACCTGTTAAAAATGGAATGGAAATACCCCTATTACTATCGTTTATCGAACCATTGATGATGGATAACGAGAGAGTGGTTCATCAGGGTGTAGGTTGGCTTTTGCGCGAAGCCTGGAAAAGAAATCCGAAACCAGTAGAAGATTTTTTACATAAATGGAAACATAGTGCCGCCCGCCTGATTTATCAATATGCAACTGAAAAAATGACTCCCGAAAAGAAACAGGAATTTAAAAGGCCAAAATAG
- a CDS encoding M48 family metallopeptidase, with product MAALIFNIIIGIVIISFLFERIMEWLNTTQSNGMLPDKLAGIYDAEKYRKQQAYEKENYRFSFVYDTFSFLIMIAMLLLGGFAWLNSLLQTYTMNPILLAILFFGFIGWGADILSIPFSAYHTFVIEEKFGFNKTSVKTFILDKIKMWLLGAVIGGGILALIVFIYTATGQWFWVLTWLAISLFSIFMTMFYSTLIVPLFNKQKPLEEGELRNAIEDFARKTGFSLDAIFVIDGSKRSGKANAYFSGLGRKKRIVLYDTLIQQHTTGELVAILAHEIGHYKLKHTTKSMLLSVAHTGLLLYLVSLFISSPLLSQALGATTESFHIGILAFGLLYSPLSTLTGIALNKLSRKHEYQADIFTGNNYNAETLINALKKLSVNNLSNLTPHPAYVFIYYSHPTLLQRIIHLEKINNE from the coding sequence ATGGCAGCTCTCATTTTTAATATTATTATTGGTATTGTTATCATAAGTTTCCTTTTTGAGAGGATAATGGAATGGCTTAATACTACCCAAAGTAACGGAATGCTACCTGACAAACTTGCCGGAATATATGATGCCGAAAAATATCGTAAACAACAGGCATATGAAAAAGAAAACTATCGTTTTAGTTTTGTATATGATACCTTTTCATTTTTAATTATGATTGCGATGCTACTATTGGGAGGTTTTGCCTGGCTCAATTCCTTACTGCAAACATATACAATGAATCCTATCTTGCTTGCGATTTTATTTTTTGGTTTCATAGGATGGGGCGCCGATATTCTTTCCATTCCTTTTTCTGCATACCATACTTTCGTTATTGAGGAAAAATTTGGATTCAATAAAACTTCGGTGAAAACCTTCATCCTCGACAAGATAAAAATGTGGCTGCTTGGAGCCGTCATCGGGGGGGGCATTCTTGCACTTATAGTTTTCATTTACACGGCAACCGGGCAATGGTTCTGGGTACTCACCTGGTTGGCAATTTCGTTGTTTAGCATCTTTATGACCATGTTTTACTCAACACTTATCGTGCCCCTGTTCAACAAACAAAAGCCACTTGAAGAAGGAGAGCTGCGCAATGCTATCGAAGATTTTGCACGCAAAACCGGTTTTTCTCTTGATGCTATTTTTGTAATTGACGGATCAAAACGTTCTGGAAAAGCCAATGCATACTTCAGCGGTTTGGGTCGCAAAAAACGTATTGTTCTCTACGACACTCTTATCCAACAACATACTACCGGAGAATTGGTTGCAATACTTGCTCACGAAATCGGGCACTATAAACTGAAACATACCACTAAAAGCATGCTCCTTTCTGTGGCACATACAGGATTACTACTTTACCTTGTTTCGCTTTTTATTTCTTCTCCCTTGCTTTCCCAAGCTTTGGGAGCAACAACAGAAAGTTTTCACATAGGTATTCTTGCTTTTGGTTTATTATACAGCCCTCTTTCCACCCTGACGGGTATTGCCTTAAATAAACTTTCGAGGAAGCATGAATACCAGGCTGACATATTTACAGGAAATAATTACAATGCAGAAACGCTGATAAATGCATTAAAAAAATTATCTGTTAATAATTTGAGCAACCTTACCCCCCACCCTGCTTATGTCTTTATTTACTATTCGCATCCTACACTTCTACAACGAATTATCCATCTTGAAAAGATAAATAATGAATAA
- the fabG gene encoding 3-oxoacyl-[acyl-carrier-protein] reductase: MKILEGKTALITGASRGIGKSIALTFAKEGADIAFSDLFYDDNTIALENELREMGIKAKGFASDASSYNDGEKLINDVVQEFGKIDILVNNAGITRDNLLMRMNESDWDLVIKVNLKSIFNLTKAIQKVMLKQRFGSIINMSSVVGIEGNAGQSNYSASKAGLIGFTKSIAQELGSRNIRCNAIAPGFIETEMTAKLPEDVRKSWAEKIPLRRGGKPQDVANVALFLASDLSDYITGQVISVCGGMHT, from the coding sequence ATGAAGATTTTAGAAGGAAAAACAGCATTAATCACTGGAGCTTCAAGGGGTATAGGAAAATCAATAGCTCTGACTTTTGCTAAAGAAGGTGCTGATATTGCTTTCTCCGACCTGTTTTACGACGATAACACCATAGCTCTTGAAAACGAACTCAGGGAAATGGGCATAAAAGCAAAAGGGTTTGCCTCTGATGCCAGTTCATATAACGATGGAGAAAAACTGATTAACGATGTTGTACAGGAATTTGGCAAAATTGATATTTTAGTAAACAATGCTGGTATCACCCGCGATAATCTGCTAATGCGAATGAACGAATCCGATTGGGATTTGGTGATAAAAGTAAACCTGAAATCTATATTTAATCTTACCAAAGCCATTCAAAAAGTCATGCTGAAACAACGTTTCGGATCTATCATCAATATGAGTTCGGTAGTAGGCATTGAAGGGAATGCAGGACAATCCAACTATTCCGCTTCCAAAGCTGGATTGATAGGCTTTACCAAATCTATTGCCCAGGAATTAGGATCAAGAAATATACGTTGCAACGCCATTGCACCTGGTTTTATAGAAACGGAAATGACGGCAAAACTTCCGGAAGACGTTAGAAAAAGCTGGGCTGAAAAAATTCCTTTAAGAAGAGGGGGCAAGCCACAGGACGTGGCTAACGTTGCACTTTTCCTTGCTTCTGACCTCAGCGATTATATTACGGGACAAGTAATAAGTGTTTGTGGAGGAATGCATACCTAA
- the serC gene encoding 3-phosphoserine/phosphohydroxythreonine transaminase, which translates to MKKHNFNAGPSILPRIAIENTAKAVLDLNGIGMSILEISHRSKDFQAVIDEAVALFKEMLNIPDNYHVLFLGGGASLQFCMVPFNLLNKKAAYLETGVWAKKALKEAKLFGEVVTVASSSDKNFNYIPKGWTIPADADYFHITTNNTIYGTEIREDFDSPVTLVADMSSDILSRPVDVSKYGMIYGGAQKNLGPAGVTFVIIRDDILGKVERAIPTMLDYRTHIKEGSMFNTPPCLPIFTVKETLKWIKELGGVKVMEEMNKKKANLLYDAIDNSKMFVGTVEKDSRSRMNICFVMKEQYKDKEEAFMEFAKGKGMVGIKGHRSVGGFRASCYNALSIESVQALIDAMHEFEKANA; encoded by the coding sequence ATGAAAAAACATAATTTTAATGCCGGACCATCTATTCTTCCGAGAATAGCCATTGAAAACACAGCAAAAGCCGTTTTAGATTTGAACGGAATAGGAATGTCAATCCTGGAAATTTCGCATCGAAGCAAAGATTTTCAGGCAGTGATTGATGAAGCCGTAGCTTTATTTAAAGAAATGTTGAATATTCCTGATAATTATCACGTTTTGTTTCTTGGAGGCGGTGCAAGCCTTCAGTTTTGCATGGTTCCTTTTAACCTTTTGAATAAGAAAGCAGCTTACCTGGAAACAGGTGTTTGGGCAAAAAAAGCATTGAAAGAAGCTAAATTGTTTGGTGAAGTAGTTACTGTTGCTTCTTCTTCCGATAAGAACTTCAATTACATTCCTAAAGGCTGGACTATTCCTGCCGATGCTGATTATTTCCACATCACAACCAACAATACCATTTACGGAACCGAAATCCGCGAAGATTTCGACAGCCCTGTTACCTTAGTTGCCGATATGTCATCAGACATCCTGAGCCGTCCGGTGGACGTTTCCAAATACGGAATGATTTATGGCGGTGCACAGAAAAACCTGGGACCTGCAGGCGTTACCTTTGTAATTATTCGCGACGACATCCTCGGAAAAGTAGAACGCGCTATCCCAACCATGCTCGACTACCGTACGCATATTAAGGAAGGTTCGATGTTCAACACACCTCCGTGCTTGCCAATTTTCACCGTTAAAGAAACTTTAAAATGGATCAAAGAATTAGGCGGTGTAAAAGTGATGGAAGAAATGAACAAGAAAAAAGCCAACCTGCTTTATGATGCTATCGACAACAGCAAAATGTTTGTTGGAACCGTTGAAAAAGACAGTCGTTCGCGCATGAATATCTGCTTTGTGATGAAAGAACAATACAAAGACAAAGAAGAAGCTTTCATGGAATTTGCCAAAGGCAAAGGCATGGTAGGCATCAAAGGACATCGTTCCGTTGGCGGTTTCCGCGCTTCATGCTACAACGCACTTTCTATCGAAAGCGTTCAGGCATTGATTGATGCTATGCACGAATTTGAAAAAGCTAACGCATAA
- a CDS encoding helix-hairpin-helix domain-containing protein, with the protein MKKHLFFYIYILLISLSLSAFCTVVPEKNNQGIYYRVLIPTGKIKNELPILKPLPESDPRFAKARYLFENTFVSESVGLYQLLQQYLVNNGEKKETEPAYLLLSGRQGGFPMLGFYLEENGKISDKSKTWYVDMVSLDKDFATLNSMTQIYPHEMGHIFFGLLMPKAQENYNAFSADIHYFSVTTNYLTAFTEGFAEHFENASRLYEQNKTVKIGIEKDAKLISERSPKRVKGLDKDFRYSLRLGYYRAGLLLWYQQYEDYKRYQWAMNADVFHQNKELNSGNIEKDMLYRNTGLGYDETRFRNPAQLASNEGVINTFFTHLLQSDLKNKYLAPAFYVPFLENNDAIELIPQKVFSPMQNYYLKLFTVLHRQMNHPTGDTSFLQLFAVAWERQFPEDKKTIEKVYQQVCGKAFSVQPMSEIWLMNEKHKHNCLVMDQYGGNMTPFYTFNLNTAEEIDLLTFSGITKTEAAAIIAFREKCKGFTSTSDIKQTPGISLNTIKTLTHAYELLSKPQKDDEDGGLNIRNIFIANGGHILLVGFLYFIIFWIIFFLLFLRRKYSIRKIILISIQKFLKFYLLLIAGLVCFMFSAMPIWLFLTALAIILLTDWLKSRKEPVKLCEILFTTIFMGIMIIYSLI; encoded by the coding sequence ATGAAAAAACATTTATTCTTTTACATTTACATTTTATTGATTTCTCTCTCTCTTTCTGCTTTTTGTACAGTAGTTCCTGAAAAAAATAATCAGGGAATATATTACAGGGTATTAATCCCAACCGGGAAAATTAAAAATGAACTTCCCATTTTAAAACCTTTGCCGGAAAGCGATCCCCGTTTTGCAAAAGCCAGATATTTGTTTGAAAATACTTTTGTTAGTGAGTCAGTGGGTTTATATCAATTATTACAGCAATATCTTGTAAATAACGGGGAAAAGAAGGAAACAGAACCGGCTTACCTTCTTCTTTCAGGCAGGCAGGGCGGATTTCCGATGCTTGGCTTTTATCTTGAAGAAAATGGAAAGATTTCAGATAAAAGTAAAACCTGGTATGTGGATATGGTAAGTCTTGATAAAGATTTTGCAACATTGAATTCGATGACGCAAATTTATCCGCACGAAATGGGGCATATATTTTTCGGTTTGCTTATGCCAAAAGCGCAGGAAAACTATAATGCTTTTTCTGCCGACATTCATTATTTCAGTGTAACGACCAATTATCTTACTGCTTTTACCGAAGGTTTTGCTGAACATTTTGAAAACGCTTCACGCCTTTATGAACAGAATAAAACAGTAAAGATCGGCATTGAAAAAGATGCCAAATTAATTTCGGAACGTTCACCCAAAAGAGTGAAGGGCTTGGATAAGGATTTTCGTTATTCGCTACGTTTGGGCTATTACCGTGCTGGATTGTTACTTTGGTATCAGCAATACGAAGATTATAAACGTTACCAGTGGGCAATGAATGCAGATGTGTTTCATCAGAATAAGGAATTGAATTCCGGAAATATAGAAAAAGACATGCTTTACCGCAACACAGGGCTTGGATATGATGAAACGAGGTTCCGCAATCCAGCACAATTGGCTTCCAATGAAGGAGTGATCAATACATTCTTTACTCATTTGCTGCAAAGCGATTTAAAAAACAAATACCTTGCACCTGCCTTCTATGTTCCTTTTTTAGAAAATAATGATGCAATAGAACTTATCCCTCAAAAGGTTTTTTCACCTATGCAAAATTATTACTTGAAACTCTTTACCGTATTGCATCGCCAAATGAATCATCCAACAGGTGACACATCTTTTTTGCAGCTATTCGCCGTGGCATGGGAACGACAGTTTCCGGAAGATAAAAAAACTATTGAAAAAGTTTATCAACAGGTTTGCGGAAAAGCTTTTTCGGTTCAGCCTATGTCTGAAATATGGCTGATGAACGAAAAACACAAACATAATTGCCTTGTAATGGATCAATATGGTGGCAATATGACGCCGTTTTATACCTTTAACCTGAATACTGCCGAAGAAATAGATTTGTTAACTTTCTCAGGAATAACAAAAACAGAGGCTGCTGCAATTATTGCTTTTCGCGAAAAATGCAAAGGCTTTACATCCACCAGCGATATAAAGCAAACCCCCGGAATTTCTTTAAATACAATAAAAACACTTACTCATGCATATGAATTACTAAGTAAACCGCAAAAAGATGATGAAGACGGCGGACTAAACATCAGAAATATTTTTATTGCCAATGGAGGACATATCTTGTTGGTGGGTTTTCTTTATTTCATCATTTTCTGGATAATTTTCTTTCTGCTGTTTCTTCGGAGAAAGTATTCTATCCGCAAAATTATTCTTATTTCGATACAGAAATTCCTTAAATTTTACCTGTTATTGATTGCCGGACTGGTTTGTTTTATGTTTTCGGCAATGCCGATATGGTTGTTTCTTACTGCGCTGGCAATTATTCTTCTTACCGACTGGCTAAAATCACGTAAAGAACCTGTAAAACTTTGCGAAATACTTTTTACTACTATTTTTATGGGCATCATGATTATTTATTCCTTAATTTAG
- a CDS encoding patatin-like phospholipase family protein, which produces MSKKITILSIDGGGIRGILPGVILAYLEQKLQEKEGAQARLCDYFDLLAGTSTGGILTCMYITPSADGRPLFTASEAVDLYLKNGGIIFSRSWWYKLRTLFGLLGAKYPVINIERILKSYLKNVMLKDALKPCLVTAYDIVQRKTVFFNKTDTIKSDIFNYHMRDIARSTSAAPTYFKPVKIESLFGAPLYMIDGGVFANNPAMCAYAEARTTEFSKIFNRPDKPDYPNAKNMIMISIGTGTHSDPYNYNKVKKWGAAYWALPIINILMSSNAETVHYELNQMFDTIKPPDQADYYRLEPTVGTASSQMDLATSENMHALEEAGKTFVTANVGLLDKIVDLLIANK; this is translated from the coding sequence ATGTCAAAAAAAATCACCATCCTATCTATTGACGGTGGAGGTATCCGGGGGATACTTCCAGGTGTCATCTTAGCCTACCTGGAACAGAAGCTCCAGGAAAAAGAAGGTGCACAGGCTCGCCTTTGCGATTATTTCGACCTGCTTGCAGGAACCAGCACGGGTGGCATTCTTACCTGTATGTATATTACTCCCAGTGCAGATGGCAGACCCTTGTTTACTGCTTCTGAAGCCGTTGATCTTTATCTGAAAAATGGTGGTATAATTTTCAGCAGATCTTGGTGGTATAAATTACGTACTTTATTTGGGCTGCTAGGTGCAAAATACCCGGTAATTAACATTGAACGTATTCTGAAATCTTATCTTAAAAATGTTATGTTGAAAGATGCTCTTAAACCCTGCCTGGTTACTGCCTACGACATCGTTCAACGCAAAACTGTTTTTTTCAATAAAACAGATACCATAAAAAGCGACATATTCAATTACCATATGCGCGATATTGCTCGCTCCACCTCGGCAGCACCTACTTATTTTAAACCTGTTAAAATAGAATCATTGTTTGGAGCGCCACTCTATATGATTGATGGTGGTGTATTTGCCAACAATCCTGCAATGTGTGCATACGCTGAAGCTAGAACTACAGAGTTCAGCAAAATATTTAACCGCCCTGATAAGCCGGATTATCCCAATGCAAAAAACATGATAATGATATCTATTGGTACAGGCACTCACAGCGACCCTTATAATTATAATAAGGTAAAAAAATGGGGTGCTGCCTATTGGGCACTACCAATCATCAATATTTTGATGTCGAGCAATGCAGAAACAGTACATTACGAGTTGAATCAGATGTTTGATACCATTAAACCACCAGATCAAGCCGACTATTACCGACTGGAACCTACCGTAGGCACAGCAAGTAGCCAAATGGACCTGGCGACATCGGAAAATATGCACGCATTGGAAGAAGCCGGAAAAACTTTTGTTACTGCTAATGTGGGTTTGCTCGACAAGATTGTGGATTTGTTGATTGCAAACAAGTAA
- a CDS encoding CBS domain-containing protein: MQPVPNSTLFLDAFTEIEQKLKEICRERRHIAFLELLRRAQGFNRIVSKFAPDLREFAELRNAITHTRRENFVIAEPHDEVVKLIRQIRDLLYDPPRVSLLASPKPYYATPGTSIREVLETFAIRDFIRCPVIDKNTIVCLLTAKTLTRWVASNFNDLESLRNARVSDVMRFSERQDFAIAGRETDLFEVLDLFKRALRTGMHLQAVIITANGKPDGTLLGIITPSDLPRIVEITAGK; encoded by the coding sequence ATGCAGCCCGTTCCTAATTCCACATTATTTCTTGATGCATTTACAGAGATAGAACAGAAGCTAAAAGAAATATGTCGCGAACGGAGACATATTGCTTTCCTCGAATTGCTGCGAAGGGCGCAGGGATTCAATCGTATTGTAAGTAAATTTGCTCCCGATTTACGCGAGTTTGCCGAATTGCGAAATGCCATCACACATACACGTCGCGAAAACTTTGTAATTGCCGAGCCCCACGACGAAGTAGTAAAACTGATCCGCCAAATCCGCGATTTGCTATACGATCCGCCACGGGTGAGTTTACTTGCTTCTCCAAAACCTTATTATGCCACTCCTGGTACATCTATCCGCGAAGTTTTGGAAACATTTGCTATTCGTGATTTTATTCGCTGTCCGGTTATTGACAAAAACACCATCGTTTGCCTGCTTACCGCCAAAACACTTACCCGTTGGGTCGCTTCCAACTTCAACGATTTGGAATCATTGCGAAATGCACGCGTATCCGATGTGATGCGCTTTTCCGAAAGGCAAGATTTTGCCATTGCTGGCAGAGAGACAGATTTGTTTGAAGTGCTCGATTTGTTTAAAAGGGCTTTACGTACAGGTATGCATCTGCAGGCTGTTATTATCACCGCCAACGGTAAACCCGACGGTACACTGCTCGGAATAATCACCCCCAGCGATTTACCGCGGATAGTTGAAATTACTGCGGGAAAATAA
- a CDS encoding transglycosylase domain-containing protein → MNKLVKIKIYKGISFTWNYIKSLQIGKKLRGFFSVSRELPLYKKILWRLLHFFIIFIIFLLLVDFNFLWFFGKSPHIHQIYNPDLKITSELYSSDGKLIGKYFDENRMPLKYEEIPQNIINALIATEDVRFYAHHGVDLRATFSILWYMSKGEKRGGSTITQQLVKNLFKTRENYSRGLLGYIPGVRTVIYKMKEWIAAFKIELLYSKKDILTMYFNTNDFGSNTFGLKTAAKTFFGKKPLQLNVEESAVLVGLLKAPTYYSPVLHPERALERRNIVLSQLQKYKFISPAICDSLSNTKLTLHFSAQGNSDDDISYFRDAVSNYLKTWLKENNFNLYEDGLKIYSTLDSKMQTYAEEAVSEHMKRLQKRFFQHWEGENPWVDVDNKELPDYINNIAKRTKRYALLVKKFGKNSDSLTYYMNLPRKMTVFTWDGDKDTTLSPMDSIRYYNHFLHAGFIAIDQHTGFVKSWVGGINHKYFKFDNVRQTKRQPGSTFKTFVYTAAMENGYGPCDIMQDIPVTYDYIEKGVKKVWQPHNVEWEFTGQSVTLKYAFAKSINSIAVQITKKLGWRKVIEYAKKMGIKTPLEDVPSVCLGSSDVSLLELVNAYCPTVNDGYAIEPVLVTRIEDNKGNVLYEYKPEKKRVISQEAAFYMCQMLQGGLHEPGGTTQALFEYDLFRSKIEFGGKTGTSSNHSDGWFVGVTPNLVAGAWVGGESRSIHFRTAELGEGCHTALPIYGLFFEKILGDPHFDYLKEHFPKPDINITKSYTCHTYLPKNDSLSSDTLTGNNSMLKEEEENP, encoded by the coding sequence ATGAATAAATTGGTTAAAATAAAAATATATAAAGGAATTAGCTTTACCTGGAATTACATTAAAAGTCTGCAAATAGGCAAAAAACTCCGGGGATTCTTTTCTGTTTCAAGAGAGCTTCCTTTATACAAAAAAATACTTTGGCGTTTATTGCATTTTTTTATTATATTTATTATTTTTCTTTTGCTGGTTGATTTTAATTTTCTCTGGTTTTTCGGGAAATCACCTCACATTCATCAGATATATAATCCTGACCTGAAAATTACTTCCGAATTATATTCTTCCGACGGTAAGCTTATTGGTAAATATTTTGATGAAAACCGTATGCCTCTGAAATATGAAGAAATACCTCAAAATATTATCAATGCGTTAATTGCAACAGAAGATGTACGTTTTTATGCTCATCATGGAGTTGATTTGCGTGCTACTTTTTCCATCCTTTGGTACATGAGTAAAGGAGAAAAACGGGGCGGTAGTACAATTACACAGCAATTAGTAAAAAATTTGTTTAAAACCCGCGAAAATTATTCAAGAGGTCTATTAGGATATATTCCGGGTGTAAGAACAGTAATATATAAAATGAAGGAATGGATTGCTGCTTTTAAAATTGAATTGCTGTACAGCAAAAAGGATATATTAACTATGTATTTCAATACCAATGATTTTGGAAGTAATACCTTTGGACTAAAAACAGCGGCGAAAACTTTTTTCGGAAAAAAACCATTACAACTTAATGTTGAAGAATCAGCTGTACTGGTGGGTTTATTAAAAGCCCCGACTTATTATAGCCCGGTTTTGCATCCTGAACGGGCTCTCGAACGCAGAAATATTGTGCTATCCCAATTACAAAAATATAAATTTATTAGCCCTGCAATTTGCGATTCGTTAAGTAACACGAAGTTAACTCTACATTTTTCAGCACAAGGCAATAGCGACGACGATATAAGTTACTTTCGGGATGCTGTAAGTAACTATCTGAAAACATGGCTGAAGGAAAATAATTTTAATTTGTACGAGGATGGATTGAAAATATATTCAACCCTTGACTCAAAAATGCAAACTTATGCCGAAGAAGCAGTTTCAGAACATATGAAACGGTTGCAGAAACGCTTTTTTCAGCATTGGGAAGGAGAAAATCCCTGGGTAGATGTTGATAACAAGGAACTTCCTGATTATATTAACAATATTGCCAAAAGAACTAAGCGATATGCATTATTGGTGAAAAAATTTGGAAAAAATTCTGATTCATTGACATATTATATGAATCTTCCCCGAAAAATGACGGTCTTTACCTGGGATGGAGACAAAGATACTACGCTGAGCCCAATGGACTCTATCCGGTATTACAACCATTTCCTTCATGCCGGTTTTATTGCTATTGACCAACATACAGGCTTTGTAAAATCATGGGTAGGAGGAATTAATCATAAATATTTCAAATTTGATAATGTACGCCAAACCAAGCGCCAACCGGGTTCTACTTTTAAAACTTTTGTTTATACGGCAGCAATGGAAAATGGGTATGGACCCTGCGATATCATGCAGGATATTCCGGTTACTTACGATTATATTGAAAAAGGTGTAAAAAAAGTTTGGCAACCTCACAATGTTGAGTGGGAATTTACCGGGCAATCTGTAACGTTAAAATATGCTTTTGCAAAGAGTATCAATTCAATAGCAGTGCAGATTACCAAAAAATTAGGTTGGCGGAAAGTTATTGAGTATGCAAAAAAAATGGGTATAAAAACTCCTCTTGAGGATGTTCCTTCCGTATGCCTGGGGTCAAGCGATGTTTCATTGCTCGAACTAGTAAATGCCTATTGTCCAACAGTTAATGATGGTTATGCCATCGAACCGGTTTTAGTTACACGAATAGAAGATAATAAAGGAAACGTACTTTACGAATATAAACCGGAGAAAAAACGGGTCATTTCGCAGGAAGCAGCCTTTTACATGTGCCAGATGTTGCAGGGTGGGCTTCACGAACCCGGAGGAACTACCCAGGCGCTGTTTGAGTATGATTTATTTCGCTCAAAAATTGAATTTGGCGGGAAAACAGGGACGTCTTCCAACCACAGTGATGGGTGGTTTGTGGGAGTTACACCTAATCTTGTAGCAGGTGCATGGGTGGGTGGCGAAAGCCGGAGTATTCATTTCAGGACTGCCGAATTGGGTGAAGGATGCCATACGGCACTTCCAATTTATGGTTTATTCTTTGAAAAAATACTCGGAGACCCCCATTTCGATTATCTAAAGGAACACTTCCCAAAACCCGATATAAATATTACAAAATCATATACATGCCATACTTATCTTCCGAAAAACGACAGCCTTAGTTCTGATACACTTACCGGAAATAATTCCATGTTAAAGGAAGAAGAGGAGAACCCATAA
- a CDS encoding DUF2721 domain-containing protein, with the protein MELTIVNVIQAMLAPGIMISACGLLLLGMNNKYSLVVNRIRQLDDEKRKLTTHPKNENLHPDEQQRLENVTLQINHFAHRVMLVKNAVIAYSVAVAFFIISSLLIGLQFKLSDEWISQLAIFAFLAGMISVLIGILFAAQEIRKGYQIVKIEISSL; encoded by the coding sequence ATGGAACTGACAATTGTAAATGTCATTCAGGCTATGCTTGCCCCTGGTATAATGATTTCCGCTTGCGGACTGTTGCTGCTCGGCATGAATAATAAATATTCCCTGGTGGTAAACCGCATCCGCCAGTTGGACGACGAAAAACGAAAACTTACTACCCATCCGAAAAACGAAAATTTGCATCCCGACGAGCAGCAACGGCTCGAAAACGTTACATTACAAATCAATCATTTTGCCCACAGAGTGATGCTGGTTAAAAATGCAGTGATTGCATATTCAGTTGCAGTGGCATTTTTTATTATATCTTCCTTACTGATTGGTTTGCAATTTAAACTCAGCGATGAATGGATTTCGCAACTTGCAATCTTTGCTTTTCTTGCCGGGATGATTTCGGTATTAATCGGTATTTTGTTTGCAGCCCAGGAAATAAGAAAAGGGTACCAGATTGTTAAAATAGAAATCAGCAGCCTTTAA